One window of Methanobacterium alkalithermotolerans genomic DNA carries:
- the dph2 gene encoding diphthamide biosynthesis enzyme Dph2 gives MSLYNLEFQRVINKIKDLKAENVGLQFPEGLKIHAIKVADRIEKETGARVIISADPCFGACDLSDKKMKGLVDILVHYGHTPLPLDYAIPVLFVEAYSKVEVDKSLHEAIKLLQDYDKIALATTTQHLHLLDEVKSFLEKEGKEVFLDSGKGSQLGQVLGCNFSSIKKVDAPAYLYLGSGNFHPLGIKLFTHKAVIIADPYRGEARDIEEFADRILRIRFARITRSKNAKKWGVLVSSKEGQYRMELAQKLKALLEDKGYEAYLIMMDNISPDLLLPFMDLDAFVVTACPRIALDDSHMYKKPLITPQELEIVLDIRKWDDYQLDEILLE, from the coding sequence ATGTCACTTTACAACCTGGAATTCCAAAGGGTAATAAATAAAATCAAGGATTTAAAGGCAGAAAATGTTGGCTTGCAGTTTCCAGAAGGCCTTAAAATACATGCAATTAAAGTAGCAGATCGTATAGAAAAAGAAACCGGGGCCAGGGTTATAATATCTGCTGATCCCTGTTTTGGGGCTTGTGACCTTTCTGATAAGAAAATGAAAGGTCTGGTGGATATCCTGGTTCATTATGGACATACTCCTCTACCTCTGGATTATGCCATACCGGTTCTATTTGTAGAGGCTTATTCTAAGGTTGAAGTGGATAAATCTCTGCATGAGGCCATTAAACTTCTTCAGGATTATGATAAAATAGCACTGGCCACCACTACTCAGCATTTGCATCTTCTGGATGAAGTTAAATCCTTCCTGGAAAAAGAAGGAAAAGAAGTTTTTTTGGATTCTGGTAAAGGTAGTCAGTTGGGACAGGTCTTAGGATGCAATTTTTCCTCCATCAAAAAAGTAGATGCTCCGGCTTATCTATATTTGGGAAGCGGTAATTTCCATCCATTAGGTATCAAACTTTTTACCCATAAAGCAGTAATTATAGCAGATCCCTACCGGGGGGAGGCACGGGACATTGAAGAATTTGCCGACCGGATTTTAAGGATACGATTTGCCCGTATAACTCGTTCTAAGAATGCCAAAAAATGGGGTGTTCTGGTATCTTCCAAAGAGGGCCAGTACCGGATGGAATTAGCACAAAAATTAAAAGCTCTTCTGGAAGATAAAGGGTATGAAGCCTATTTGATTATGATGGATAATATTTCTCCAGATCTTCTTTTGCCCTTCATGGATTTAGATGCTTTTGTGGTTACTGCCTGCCCTAGAATAGCTCTTGATGACTCCCATATGTATAAAAAACCTTTGATAACTCCTCAAGAGCTTGAAATAGTTCTGGATATACGCAAATGGGATGACTATCAACTGGATGAAATTTTACTGGAATAA
- the hpt gene encoding hypoxanthine/guanine phosphoribosyltransferase, whose translation MLEKLKESLINAPIVKKGDYDYFVHPVTDGIPWVESAVLLEISRAIKERFNLEVDVIVCAEAMGIHLATALSIETGIPFVVVRKRQYGLPGEVAVHQTTGYSQGQLYINGIKKGDRILFIDDVVSTGGTMKGILNALQQMEVEIVEVIAVIEKGNGKKIVEESTGCTVKSLVKVDVVEGKVVLEEV comes from the coding sequence ATGCTCGAAAAACTTAAAGAAAGCTTAATAAATGCTCCTATAGTAAAAAAAGGGGATTATGATTACTTCGTACATCCCGTTACTGATGGAATCCCCTGGGTAGAAAGTGCGGTACTTCTGGAAATTTCCCGAGCCATAAAAGAAAGATTCAACCTGGAGGTGGATGTGATAGTATGTGCTGAGGCCATGGGTATACACCTGGCTACCGCCTTATCCATTGAAACTGGAATTCCATTTGTAGTGGTAAGAAAAAGGCAGTACGGTCTTCCAGGAGAAGTAGCAGTACACCAGACCACCGGCTATAGTCAGGGCCAACTTTATATTAATGGTATAAAAAAAGGGGATAGGATTTTATTTATCGACGATGTGGTAAGTACCGGAGGTACCATGAAGGGAATCTTAAATGCCCTGCAGCAGATGGAGGTAGAGATTGTGGAGGTAATTGCAGTAATAGAAAAAGGTAATGGTAAAAAAATTGTGGAAGAGAGCACCGGCTGCACTGTAAAGAGTCTGGTTAAAGTGGATGTGGTGGAAGGTAAGGTAGTGCTGGAAGAAGTATAG
- a CDS encoding class I SAM-dependent methyltransferase has protein sequence MKTTDESVIESVVVAMDGKEKDIFPFIPYLVQDLWEFGTDAELVIKLIYQHQKEYSKLKILDLGCGKGPVSIKIAKEFNCQCWGIDAVEEFIHYAIKKAEEYQVSEICHFSVGDIRQEIKNLAEFDIVILGAIGPVLGDYYTTLTLLSPLLKKNGMVIMDDAYVDNDGDASHPLILRKSEILKQISHAGMNIIQELIMDKDYIEKSNNQIFKTIKNRARELEDKYPDKKTLFQNYIKAQEEENESMENSLTCSVMLIGKS, from the coding sequence ATGAAAACGACAGATGAAAGTGTTATAGAAAGTGTGGTGGTGGCCATGGATGGTAAGGAAAAAGATATATTTCCTTTTATACCCTATCTGGTACAGGATTTATGGGAATTTGGCACCGATGCAGAACTGGTCATAAAACTTATCTACCAGCACCAAAAAGAGTATTCTAAACTAAAAATACTGGATTTAGGATGCGGAAAAGGACCAGTATCTATAAAAATAGCTAAAGAATTCAATTGTCAGTGCTGGGGTATTGATGCGGTGGAAGAATTCATTCACTATGCCATTAAAAAAGCAGAAGAGTATCAAGTCTCAGAAATTTGCCATTTTTCTGTGGGAGATATCCGGCAGGAAATAAAAAATTTGGCCGAGTTTGATATTGTCATATTAGGGGCTATTGGTCCGGTTTTGGGGGATTATTATACTACTCTTACTCTACTCTCCCCCTTATTAAAAAAAAATGGTATGGTAATTATGGATGATGCCTATGTGGATAATGATGGTGATGCATCCCATCCACTGATTTTAAGAAAATCTGAAATTTTAAAACAAATATCCCATGCCGGAATGAATATAATTCAGGAACTGATCATGGATAAAGATTATATAGAAAAATCCAATAATCAAATCTTTAAAACTATTAAAAATCGAGCCAGGGAACTGGAGGATAAATACCCTGATAAAAAAACCCTTTTCCAGAATTATATAAAAGCACAAGAAGAGGAAAACGAATCAATGGAAAACAGCTTGACCTGTTCTGTTATGCTTATTGGAAAATCATGA
- a CDS encoding signal recognition particle protein Srp54, whose amino-acid sequence MLGNLGKNLTKTMKKLAGMSIVDEEVVKEVIKEIQRALIQSDVNIKLVFKLSKSIEERALKEEPPKGITPKEHIITIVYEEMVKLLGEKAHEVEIDQKPYKILFLGLQGSGKTTTIGKLTRYLQKKGFHPAIVCTDTWRPAAFEQLKQLTQEMNVPLYGDPENKDALDLAKKGLKQFKKHDIVIFDTAGRHKDEKDLLQEMEEISSVVDPTEAILVIDGTIGQQAKDQARAFSQATPVGSIIVTKLDGSAKGGGALSAVSEIGAPIKFIGTGERVDDFEIFDPERFISRLLGMGDIKTLMEKAEEVAEEEKVAETMDAMLSGKFTLKDMYTQFEMMGKMGPMQQVMNMMPGVGKLPKNASQITEEKIGKYKIIMSSMTHYEMEHPEVIKQSRIKRIARGSGMRNEDIKELLKYYNVTKKAMKGFGRRKMSGPMGQLMRQFMR is encoded by the coding sequence ATGTTAGGCAATCTCGGAAAAAATTTAACCAAAACCATGAAAAAGCTGGCTGGAATGTCCATTGTGGATGAAGAAGTGGTTAAAGAAGTTATAAAAGAAATCCAGAGGGCTTTAATCCAATCTGATGTGAATATCAAACTTGTATTTAAATTATCGAAATCCATAGAAGAAAGAGCTTTAAAAGAAGAGCCCCCAAAAGGAATAACGCCTAAAGAACATATAATTACCATTGTATATGAAGAAATGGTAAAACTGCTGGGTGAGAAGGCACATGAAGTAGAAATAGATCAGAAACCATATAAAATTCTATTTTTAGGACTTCAGGGCAGTGGTAAGACCACCACCATAGGTAAACTTACCAGATATCTTCAAAAAAAAGGTTTTCACCCGGCAATTGTTTGTACCGACACCTGGAGGCCTGCTGCATTTGAACAGCTAAAACAGCTAACCCAGGAAATGAATGTGCCCCTTTATGGAGATCCTGAAAATAAAGATGCTCTGGATTTGGCAAAAAAAGGTTTAAAACAATTTAAAAAACATGATATAGTTATATTTGATACTGCAGGGCGACATAAAGATGAGAAAGATCTCTTACAAGAAATGGAGGAGATTTCTTCTGTGGTGGATCCCACAGAAGCTATACTGGTTATAGACGGTACCATTGGTCAGCAGGCCAAAGACCAGGCACGGGCTTTTTCCCAGGCCACCCCGGTGGGTTCTATTATAGTCACCAAACTGGATGGTTCCGCCAAGGGAGGTGGGGCTCTTTCAGCTGTGTCTGAAATAGGGGCCCCCATTAAATTTATTGGAACTGGAGAAAGGGTGGATGATTTTGAAATCTTTGATCCTGAAAGATTTATTTCCCGTCTTTTAGGAATGGGAGATATAAAAACCCTGATGGAAAAAGCAGAGGAAGTGGCAGAAGAAGAAAAGGTTGCAGAAACCATGGACGCCATGCTATCTGGAAAATTTACCCTGAAGGATATGTACACTCAGTTTGAGATGATGGGTAAAATGGGACCCATGCAACAGGTGATGAATATGATGCCTGGAGTGGGAAAATTACCTAAAAATGCATCTCAAATTACTGAAGAAAAAATTGGTAAATATAAAATCATTATGAGTTCCATGACCCATTATGAAATGGAGCATCCTGAGGTTATAAAACAATCCCGTATTAAAAGAATTGCCCGGGGTTCTGGAATGAGAAATGAAGATATAAAAGAACTGCTTAAATATTATAATGTTACAAAAAAGGCCATGAAAGGTTTTGGACGTAGGAAAATGAGTGGACCGATGGGCCAGCTCATGCGCCAGTTCATGCGCTAA
- a CDS encoding tRNA pseudouridine(54/55) synthase Pus10, producing MDSKLENALKIMEITDGKICDHCLGRKFSNEVEGPGNPLRGEKISKMLLQNDITFDKNSKCAVCHDIFFDINEELAENVAQKIKDLDLEFDGFVVGSKLAKEVVEKDQSLNQELGLEVEGLKKEVNRELGKLLEISLHKEADFDNPHLVIMVDFKKEIPSVRIQINPLFLEGRYRKLIRGIPQTKWPCRKCKGRGCEECNFTGKMYTESVEELISSHALKITRGRSSKFHGAGREDIDVRMLGTGRPFVLEIKEPRQRTIDLEKLTHQINQESEGKIEVLQLKYSIKSRKASIKTSSPDTFKTYQAQVELKEPVSLEKLENLQSMNIINQRTPLRVSHRRADKVRIREVKSIEAKIINPHHIELIIKGQGGLYIKELISGDGGRTSPNVSDVLGTPASCVQLDVLEVQG from the coding sequence ATGGATTCTAAATTAGAAAACGCTTTAAAAATAATGGAAATAACAGATGGAAAGATATGTGATCACTGTCTGGGCCGTAAATTTTCTAATGAAGTGGAAGGTCCTGGAAATCCCTTAAGAGGTGAAAAAATAAGTAAAATGCTTCTCCAGAATGATATAACTTTTGATAAAAATTCTAAATGTGCCGTATGTCATGATATCTTTTTTGATATAAATGAAGAGTTGGCGGAGAATGTTGCACAAAAAATTAAGGATCTAGATCTGGAATTTGATGGCTTTGTGGTAGGTAGCAAACTGGCAAAAGAAGTGGTGGAAAAAGACCAGTCATTAAATCAGGAATTAGGGTTGGAAGTAGAGGGCCTGAAAAAGGAAGTGAATCGTGAGCTGGGTAAGCTTCTGGAAATAAGTTTGCATAAAGAGGCAGATTTTGATAATCCCCACCTGGTGATTATGGTGGACTTTAAAAAAGAAATCCCATCGGTTAGAATACAGATAAATCCTTTATTTTTAGAAGGAAGGTATCGAAAACTGATTCGTGGAATTCCTCAGACTAAATGGCCCTGTAGAAAGTGCAAAGGTCGAGGATGTGAAGAATGTAATTTTACAGGTAAAATGTATACAGAATCAGTAGAAGAACTCATCTCTTCCCATGCATTGAAAATTACCAGAGGTCGTAGTTCGAAATTCCATGGCGCAGGAAGAGAAGATATTGATGTGAGGATGTTAGGAACAGGCCGTCCTTTTGTTCTGGAAATAAAAGAGCCCCGCCAGAGAACCATAGACCTGGAAAAGCTAACCCATCAAATTAATCAAGAATCCGAAGGTAAAATAGAGGTTTTGCAATTAAAATACTCAATAAAATCCAGAAAAGCCAGTATCAAAACTTCGTCTCCAGATACTTTCAAGACCTATCAAGCTCAGGTGGAATTAAAAGAGCCGGTTTCTCTTGAAAAATTAGAAAACCTGCAATCAATGAATATCATAAATCAAAGAACCCCTCTCCGGGTATCCCATCGACGTGCAGATAAAGTAAGGATTCGGGAAGTTAAAAGTATTGAGGCAAAAATAATCAATCCCCATCATATTGAATTAATAATAAAAGGTCAGGGTGGCCTTTATATTAAAGAACTAATTTCAGGAGATGGCGGAAGGACTTCACCCAATGTAAGTGATGTTTTAGGTACCCCTGCTTCTTGTGTGCAGCTGGATGTGCTGGAAGTTCAGGGATGA
- a CDS encoding 50S ribosomal protein L21e has product MRRSRGSRSKTRYKLQNTNRAGRTNPITKKIQQFAENDMVHIIIDPSVHKGQPHPRFHGMTGRVVEGRGRAYIVALNDGNKAKQIIVRPEHLKIQE; this is encoded by the coding sequence ATGAGAAGATCAAGAGGTTCTAGAAGTAAAACAAGATATAAACTTCAAAATACTAATAGGGCGGGAAGAACAAATCCCATAACTAAAAAAATCCAGCAATTTGCTGAAAATGATATGGTTCATATTATAATTGATCCCAGTGTCCACAAAGGTCAACCTCATCCCCGGTTCCATGGAATGACAGGTAGAGTAGTGGAAGGAAGAGGAAGAGCATATATCGTTGCCTTAAATGATGGTAACAAAGCTAAGCAAATTATAGTACGTCCAGAACACTTGAAAATACAAGAGTGA
- a CDS encoding RNA polymerase Rpb4 family protein codes for MIGKKILETNPISISEIKETLEDFAKEHELNYEQNLTLDHVTKFSKLEMEETQKLIGELEELVKKKYAVRIADMLPQDLADLRLLFAKERIPIKNEDMEQILKIVDKYRL; via the coding sequence ATGATAGGGAAAAAGATCCTGGAAACCAATCCAATTTCCATTAGTGAAATAAAAGAGACTCTGGAAGATTTTGCAAAAGAGCATGAGCTTAATTATGAACAGAATCTCACCCTGGATCATGTAACTAAATTCTCTAAGCTGGAAATGGAAGAAACTCAAAAATTAATTGGGGAACTGGAAGAACTGGTTAAAAAGAAATATGCGGTTCGAATAGCAGATATGCTACCTCAGGATCTGGCAGATTTAAGATTACTTTTTGCCAAGGAAAGGATACCAATTAAAAATGAGGATATGGAACAAATATTAAAAATAGTGGATAAATACAGATTATAG
- a CDS encoding DUF655 domain-containing protein: MEDYAIILDYLPLGYIQEGMSNFKRKPVAQAIGKEEFTLLELTPQEGVDIEIHQKVYIGSGKRDEISRVSRRLNYDDLTATARVELKYVIEEIIKAKEDKFVQFFNEAGPVSTRLNQLELLPGIGKKHMWDIIKAREEKPFESFEDIKSRVPMLSDPVKILVKRVLLELDADKDKRGKKKYILFTRPPARRR, translated from the coding sequence ATGGAAGATTACGCAATTATCCTCGACTACCTGCCACTGGGCTATATCCAGGAAGGTATGTCTAATTTTAAAAGAAAGCCTGTAGCCCAGGCCATTGGCAAAGAAGAATTCACTTTGCTGGAGTTGACTCCTCAAGAAGGAGTAGATATTGAAATACACCAGAAAGTATACATTGGTTCTGGGAAAAGGGATGAAATCTCCCGGGTAAGTCGTCGTCTAAATTATGATGATTTAACTGCCACCGCCAGGGTGGAGCTCAAATATGTTATAGAAGAAATTATAAAGGCTAAAGAGGATAAATTTGTCCAGTTTTTTAATGAAGCAGGGCCAGTAAGTACCCGACTTAACCAGCTGGAGCTTTTACCAGGCATAGGTAAAAAGCACATGTGGGATATTATAAAAGCACGGGAAGAGAAACCCTTTGAAAGTTTTGAAGATATAAAAAGTCGAGTCCCCATGCTTTCAGATCCAGTTAAAATACTGGTAAAAAGAGTGCTACTGGAACTGGATGCCGATAAGGATAAACGGGGAAAGAAAAAATATATCTTGTTCACCCGGCCACCAGCCCGTCGAAGATAA
- the rsmA gene encoding 16S rRNA (adenine(1518)-N(6)/adenine(1519)-N(6))-dimethyltransferase RsmA — protein sequence MDKISLARETKEILKSQGITLNRRLGQNYLIDDFKRKKILGFADLSPEDTVLEIGPGIGTLTIPLSFKTHKVVAIEQDPVIARVLEKRLEELGRYNVEIITGDALKIDFPPFNKVVSNLPYQISSPITFKLLEHDFNQGILMYQKEFAERMNAPVGTKHYSRLSVMLHFKARVELLDNVSPQSFIPPPRVDSAVVRLVPKKDKEIDNFFTQVCRALFQHRRKKAAKSLLESFHEIGDLDKKEARLIIQKLDPDLKEERVFKLTPQQILDISNNLKNLLNH from the coding sequence ATGGATAAAATTTCTCTGGCCCGGGAAACCAAAGAAATATTAAAATCCCAGGGCATTACCCTAAATCGTCGTTTAGGTCAAAATTATTTGATTGATGATTTTAAACGTAAAAAGATACTTGGATTTGCTGATTTATCTCCTGAAGATACTGTGCTGGAGATCGGTCCGGGGATCGGGACTTTAACCATCCCCCTATCTTTTAAAACCCATAAAGTGGTGGCTATAGAACAGGATCCTGTAATTGCCCGTGTTTTAGAAAAAAGATTGGAAGAATTGGGCCGGTACAATGTGGAGATAATAACCGGAGATGCTTTGAAAATTGATTTTCCCCCATTCAATAAAGTTGTCTCCAATTTACCCTACCAGATATCCTCTCCCATTACCTTCAAATTGTTAGAACATGACTTTAATCAGGGAATATTGATGTATCAGAAAGAATTTGCTGAGCGTATGAATGCCCCGGTGGGTACTAAACATTATTCCCGTTTATCAGTAATGCTTCACTTTAAAGCAAGAGTTGAATTACTGGATAATGTATCACCCCAATCATTTATTCCCCCTCCCCGGGTAGACTCCGCCGTAGTTAGACTGGTTCCAAAAAAAGATAAGGAAATTGATAATTTTTTTACCCAGGTATGCCGGGCACTTTTCCAGCACCGCCGAAAAAAGGCAGCAAAGTCTCTTTTAGAATCATTTCATGAAATAGGTGACCTGGATAAAAAAGAAGCCAGATTAATAATCCAAAAACTGGATCCTGATTTAAAAGAAGAAAGGGTATTTAAACTCACTCCTCAACAGATTTTAGATATATCAAATAATTTAAAGAATTTGTTGAACCACTAA
- a CDS encoding HemK2/MTQ2 family protein methyltransferase, with product MMKYKGLKIESCDRVYTPSEDTLLLADNLKSEKNDYVLEIGTGTGFIALTASLIAKKVVATDINPHAVKCAWKNLKINNISNMEVRQGDLFKPVEGEKFDLIIFNTPYLPSSEDEIIEDDLDAAWNGGIDGRKVIDVFLDDLKDYLCKKGRVQLVQSSLSDNKKTLKKLEKMGFNAEITAMERFFFEEIVVISAELK from the coding sequence ATGATGAAGTATAAGGGATTAAAAATTGAAAGCTGTGACCGGGTCTATACCCCTTCAGAAGACACTTTACTATTAGCCGATAATTTAAAATCCGAAAAAAATGACTATGTTCTGGAAATAGGTACTGGAACGGGTTTTATAGCTCTAACAGCATCTTTGATAGCTAAAAAAGTGGTGGCTACTGACATAAATCCCCACGCAGTAAAGTGTGCCTGGAAAAATTTAAAAATAAATAATATTTCTAATATGGAGGTAAGGCAGGGGGATCTTTTTAAACCAGTTGAAGGGGAAAAATTCGATCTTATAATATTCAATACGCCTTATCTACCTAGCAGCGAAGATGAAATCATAGAAGATGACCTGGATGCTGCGTGGAATGGTGGAATAGATGGCAGAAAAGTCATAGATGTTTTTCTGGATGATTTAAAGGACTATCTTTGTAAAAAAGGAAGAGTGCAACTGGTACAAAGTTCATTATCAGATAATAAAAAGACCCTGAAAAAATTGGAAAAAATGGGATTTAACGCAGAAATAACTGCTATGGAGCGGTTCTTTTTTGAAGAAATAGTGGTGATTAGTGCTGAATTAAAATAA
- a CDS encoding DUF488 domain-containing protein, producing the protein MIKIKHVAQIPEKEDGFRILVDRTWPPQLSADSIKIDCWYKDLAPTKDLDIWFSKNRQKEKEFKEKYHQELKNKKKLIDQIKFLERVKKTLTLIYISDEEINTIHYLKDFLDAKSRIIRKAPGRVHGS; encoded by the coding sequence ATGATAAAAATTAAACATGTAGCTCAAATTCCTGAAAAGGAAGATGGTTTTAGAATACTGGTGGATAGAACCTGGCCTCCGCAACTTTCCGCAGATAGTATTAAAATTGACTGCTGGTATAAAGATTTAGCACCTACAAAAGATCTTGATATCTGGTTTTCCAAAAATAGGCAAAAAGAGAAGGAATTTAAGGAAAAATACCACCAGGAATTAAAAAATAAAAAGAAATTAATAGATCAGATTAAGTTTTTAGAAAGGGTAAAGAAAACTTTAACCCTGATTTACATCTCAGATGAAGAAATAAATACTATCCACTATTTAAAAGATTTTCTGGATGCAAAAAGCAGGATTATAAGAAAGGCCCCGGGAAGGGTGCATGGCAGTTAG
- a CDS encoding tetratricopeptide repeat protein produces MKARKFYQQAIKSQKKEEYPEALILFQKALEIDPGCYKAHTERGYVYGNMEDFKEALKSFDSSLNIKITPHGLYGKALTLYHLQEYTDAMLYFQKVVDIEPNEWAYFYIASCHFYSGEFELALKSLNEAILLNSEFKQAWNDKGVIYSILKNDEKALDSFQQVLEIDPDYLSAIYNMGTTLADSGNYPEALEYLNKFLEKDPENFKALLYKANVLFFMDLPEDALNYFEEALIQNPDSPEAWNYKGCVLSSLGKSKEAITSFKRAIKSSPEYVAAYLNLANVYKELNMLENAKKSLDKVLKISPDNEEALKENESLKMNN; encoded by the coding sequence TTGAAGGCAAGAAAATTTTACCAGCAGGCAATCAAATCTCAAAAAAAAGAGGAATACCCGGAGGCTCTAATTCTTTTTCAAAAAGCCCTGGAAATAGACCCTGGCTGTTATAAAGCCCATACTGAAAGGGGATATGTATATGGGAATATGGAAGATTTCAAAGAAGCATTAAAATCTTTTGACAGTTCTTTAAATATTAAAATAACTCCACATGGACTTTATGGTAAGGCATTAACCCTTTATCATTTGCAGGAATATACGGATGCCATGCTATATTTCCAAAAAGTGGTGGATATAGAGCCAAATGAATGGGCCTACTTCTATATTGCCAGCTGCCATTTTTATTCAGGAGAATTTGAATTAGCATTAAAAAGTTTAAATGAAGCTATTTTACTTAATTCTGAATTTAAGCAGGCGTGGAATGATAAAGGAGTTATTTATAGCATCTTAAAAAATGATGAAAAGGCACTGGATTCTTTTCAACAGGTCCTGGAAATTGATCCGGATTATTTATCTGCCATCTATAATATGGGAACCACCCTGGCAGATAGTGGTAACTATCCTGAAGCTCTGGAATATCTGAATAAATTTTTAGAAAAAGATCCAGAAAACTTTAAAGCCTTGCTTTATAAGGCCAATGTACTGTTTTTCATGGATCTTCCTGAAGATGCCCTCAATTATTTTGAAGAGGCGCTAATTCAAAATCCGGATTCTCCTGAAGCATGGAATTACAAGGGCTGTGTACTCTCCAGCCTGGGAAAAAGTAAAGAGGCCATCACATCATTCAAAAGAGCTATTAAATCATCTCCCGAATATGTTGCAGCTTATCTCAATCTAGCTAATGTTTATAAAGAATTAAATATGCTGGAAAACGCAAAAAAATCCCTGGATAAAGTTCTTAAAATTTCACCAGATAATGAAGAGGCTTTAAAAGAAAATGAAAGCCTTAAAATGAACAACTAA
- a CDS encoding tetratricopeptide repeat protein yields MTVNQAKKLYLKGSELLIQRKYPEALNYYREAVEANPHCMEAHLEMGYLLGTLEKYDQSLKSFENALEIKNSFPAFFGKGMSLFFMNKYEKAVESFLQALELGENEDIWYYLASCQLLDDDPEEAIHSFNISISIDNDFIEAWNDMGVAHSILDEHEYAQECFEQSLRIDENYLPAIYNLGATLVDGGHYEDALPYLDQVLDQDEKHFKALFYKGNALYYLDKVEESIEYFKEALILEKNQGELWNYLGYAQSSLGQNHEAIESLKKAIKICPEQLSAHLNLAQVYLELGKLQNARDLLEKVQKIAPENEEARNLMEMLLEYGA; encoded by the coding sequence TTGACGGTTAATCAGGCAAAAAAGCTTTATTTAAAGGGAAGTGAACTTTTAATTCAGAGAAAGTATCCTGAAGCATTAAATTATTATCGAGAAGCAGTAGAAGCAAATCCTCATTGTATGGAGGCCCATCTGGAAATGGGATATCTTTTAGGGACCCTGGAGAAATATGATCAGTCTTTAAAATCATTTGAAAATGCATTAGAGATAAAAAATTCTTTTCCTGCATTTTTTGGTAAAGGAATGTCATTATTTTTCATGAATAAGTATGAAAAAGCGGTTGAATCATTTTTACAGGCTTTGGAATTGGGTGAAAACGAAGATATATGGTACTACCTGGCAAGTTGCCAGCTACTGGATGATGACCCGGAAGAGGCCATACATTCGTTTAATATATCAATATCCATAGATAATGACTTTATAGAGGCGTGGAATGATATGGGAGTAGCGCACAGTATTCTGGATGAACATGAATATGCTCAGGAATGTTTTGAACAGTCCTTACGAATAGATGAAAATTATCTACCGGCCATATATAATCTGGGGGCCACACTGGTTGATGGTGGCCATTATGAAGATGCCTTGCCATATCTGGACCAGGTACTGGATCAGGATGAAAAACACTTTAAGGCCCTATTTTACAAAGGAAATGCATTATATTATCTGGATAAAGTAGAAGAATCTATAGAATACTTCAAAGAAGCTTTAATACTTGAAAAAAATCAGGGAGAGCTCTGGAATTATCTTGGCTATGCTCAGTCCAGCTTAGGCCAAAATCACGAAGCCATAGAATCACTTAAAAAAGCAATCAAAATTTGTCCAGAACAACTTTCTGCTCATCTAAATTTAGCTCAGGTCTACCTGGAGTTGGGTAAACTGCAAAATGCCAGGGATTTACTGGAAAAAGTTCAGAAAATTGCCCCTGAAAATGAGGAAGCCCGTAATCTAATGGAGATGCTTTTAGAATATGGGGCATAA